Proteins encoded in a region of the Deltaproteobacteria bacterium genome:
- a CDS encoding SDR family oxidoreductase, translating to MASMSRVLITGGAGFIGSHLCERFLTDGHEVICMDNLITGSADNIAHLFPNARFSFIPQDITNYIYVKGSLDFILHFASPASPIDYLELPIQTLKVGSLGTHKALGLAKEKNARLLLASTSEVYGDPLEHPQKEDYWGNVNPIGPRGVYDEAKRFAEAMTMAYHRFHGVQTRIVRIFNTYGPRMRLRDGRVVPNFISQALKGEDLTVYGDGNQTRSFCFVSDLVEGIVRLLRSDHDSPVNIGNPTELTVLEFAHRIIELTGSRSQVAYHPLPVDDPKVRQPDITLARQLLGWEPKVSLRDGLEKTIAYFKEKLGQP from the coding sequence ATGGCGTCTATGTCGCGAGTGTTAATTACCGGTGGTGCGGGTTTTATCGGGTCGCATCTGTGCGAACGGTTCCTGACCGATGGGCATGAGGTCATCTGCATGGATAATCTCATTACCGGCAGCGCGGATAACATCGCCCACCTGTTTCCCAATGCCCGGTTCTCGTTTATTCCCCAGGACATTACCAATTACATCTACGTCAAAGGATCGCTGGATTTCATTTTGCATTTTGCCTCGCCGGCGAGTCCTATCGATTATCTCGAACTCCCGATCCAAACCCTCAAAGTCGGTTCGCTTGGCACCCACAAAGCACTGGGCCTAGCGAAAGAGAAAAATGCGCGCCTGTTGCTGGCCTCGACTTCCGAGGTCTACGGCGATCCGCTCGAACACCCGCAGAAGGAAGACTACTGGGGCAATGTGAACCCCATCGGCCCGCGTGGTGTCTATGACGAAGCGAAACGCTTCGCTGAAGCGATGACGATGGCCTATCACCGGTTTCACGGGGTGCAAACTCGCATCGTGCGCATCTTCAACACCTACGGCCCGCGCATGCGATTGCGCGATGGCCGTGTGGTGCCCAATTTCATTTCCCAAGCCTTGAAAGGCGAAGATCTGACGGTGTACGGCGATGGCAACCAGACCCGGAGCTTCTGTTTCGTGTCTGACCTGGTCGAGGGAATCGTGCGGCTGCTGCGGTCGGACCACGATAGCCCGGTGAACATCGGCAACCCGACGGAGTTGACAGTACTCGAATTTGCCCATCGCATCATCGAGTTGACTGGGAGTCGGAGTCAGGTTGCCTATCATCCGTTGCCCGTGGACGACCCGAAAGTGCGTCAACCCGATATCACGCTCGCGCGTCAACTGTTAGGCTGGGAGCCGAAAGTGTCGCTGCGGGACGGACTAGAAAAGACCATTGCCTACTTCAAGGAAAAGCTCGGGCAACCGTAG
- the lepB gene encoding signal peptidase I translates to MFRQKGNAENAGAVVNPRIRIKTRSESDVKSGQKSVLREYTEALLVALVLAFFIRSFIVQAFKIPSGSMLPTLQIGDHILVNKFLYGLRLPYPFEKSFIEWKQPHRGDVVVFIYPKDRSKDFIKRVIGVPGDTVEIRHKRVFINGEPVDDPHAVFADEGREIPGQRDNMSSTLVPEHHLFVMGDNRDRSHDGRFWGFVDIDDVKGKAFLIYWSWDGQDRWVRWERLGSFIP, encoded by the coding sequence ATGTTCAGGCAAAAAGGTAATGCGGAAAATGCTGGGGCGGTCGTCAACCCACGGATACGAATCAAAACCCGATCGGAGAGCGATGTAAAATCCGGACAGAAGTCCGTGCTGCGCGAGTATACCGAGGCGCTCCTTGTCGCTTTGGTGCTCGCCTTCTTTATTCGCAGCTTTATCGTGCAAGCCTTCAAGATCCCTTCAGGGTCGATGCTGCCGACGTTGCAGATCGGTGACCATATTCTGGTGAACAAATTCCTCTATGGTCTGCGGCTGCCGTATCCGTTCGAGAAAAGTTTCATCGAGTGGAAACAGCCGCATCGCGGCGACGTGGTGGTATTCATCTATCCTAAGGACCGCTCCAAGGATTTCATTAAGCGCGTGATTGGCGTGCCCGGCGACACCGTCGAAATCCGCCATAAACGCGTGTTTATCAACGGAGAGCCGGTCGACGACCCGCATGCGGTGTTCGCCGACGAGGGTCGAGAGATTCCCGGCCAGCGAGATAATATGAGCTCGACGCTAGTGCCCGAGCATCACCTGTTCGTGATGGGCGATAATCGCGACCGCAGTCATGACGGTCGGTTTTGGGGCTTCGTCGATATCGATGACGTGAAGGGCAAAGCCTTTTTGATCTACTGGTCTTGGGATGGCCAGGACCGCTGGGTGCGCTGGGAACGCTTAGGGTCCTTCATCCCCTGA
- the lepA gene encoding elongation factor 4, producing the protein MDTRLIRNFSIVAHIDHGKSTLADRLLSHSGSISDRETGAQFLDTMDLEKERGITIKARTVRLRYSARDGQVYCLNLIDTPGHVDFSYEVSRSLSACEGAILVVDATQGVEAQTLANTYLALDQGLELLPVINKIDLPSAEPERVRRELEEIIGLDGSEAVLASAKEGRGIDDVLEGIVRVVPPPGGDERAPLKALLFDSWFDPYQGAVIQVRIFDGVLRQGMKIQLMSSGKVYEVDKLGVFAPRPVMIEALGPGEVGFIMAGIKEVTEARIGDTVTDSDRPTAAAFPGFKAVKPMVFSGLYPVESHEYDSLRDAVEKLRLNDASFTYEKESSLALGFGFRCGFLGLLHMEIVQERLEREFELDLITTTPTVEYRVVTLTGESLLVDNPALLPPVQEIEHIDEPYILATVHVPSEFLGNVLQLCQERRGIQREIKYLGQNRALLLYELPLNEIVIDFHDRLKSVTRGYASFDYELLDLRPGKLVKLDIRINGDLVDALSLIVHEEQSYVRGRELVQKMRELIPRQMFEVALQAAIGSRIIARETVKPLRKNVTAKCYGGDITRKRKLLEKQKEGKRRMKQVGRVEIPQEAFLALLRVRDA; encoded by the coding sequence ATGGATACGCGTCTCATTCGGAATTTCAGCATCGTCGCCCACATCGACCATGGAAAATCCACCCTGGCCGACCGTTTACTCTCCCATTCCGGTTCGATTAGCGATCGCGAAACCGGCGCGCAGTTCCTCGATACTATGGACTTGGAGAAAGAGCGCGGCATCACGATCAAAGCCCGTACCGTACGGCTGCGCTATAGCGCACGCGATGGACAGGTGTATTGCCTGAACTTGATCGACACCCCCGGGCATGTCGATTTCTCGTACGAAGTCTCTCGCAGTTTATCGGCCTGTGAAGGTGCCATTCTGGTCGTCGATGCGACCCAAGGCGTGGAAGCGCAAACGCTGGCTAATACCTATCTCGCCCTCGATCAGGGGCTGGAACTGCTGCCGGTCATCAACAAGATCGATCTCCCCAGCGCCGAGCCTGAGCGGGTGCGTCGGGAACTGGAAGAAATCATTGGCCTCGACGGCAGCGAAGCCGTGTTAGCGAGCGCAAAAGAAGGGCGTGGTATCGATGATGTCCTCGAAGGGATCGTGCGCGTCGTGCCCCCGCCGGGCGGTGACGAACGCGCGCCGTTGAAAGCCCTGCTTTTCGATAGTTGGTTCGATCCCTATCAAGGCGCGGTCATCCAAGTGCGCATTTTCGATGGAGTGCTGCGCCAAGGCATGAAGATACAGCTCATGTCGAGCGGCAAGGTGTATGAAGTCGATAAATTGGGAGTGTTTGCCCCGCGCCCGGTTATGATCGAGGCCCTCGGCCCGGGAGAAGTCGGCTTTATCATGGCCGGCATTAAAGAGGTCACCGAGGCGCGGATTGGCGACACGGTGACCGATTCCGACCGCCCGACCGCTGCGGCGTTCCCTGGTTTCAAGGCGGTCAAACCGATGGTGTTCAGCGGGCTCTATCCGGTCGAGTCGCACGAGTACGATTCCTTACGCGACGCCGTGGAAAAATTGCGCCTCAACGATGCCTCGTTCACGTATGAAAAGGAAAGCTCGCTGGCGCTCGGCTTCGGATTTCGCTGCGGGTTTCTGGGCTTGCTTCACATGGAGATCGTCCAGGAACGGTTGGAGCGCGAGTTCGAACTCGACTTGATCACGACAACGCCGACGGTGGAATATCGGGTGGTGACGCTCACCGGCGAGTCGCTCCTAGTCGATAATCCCGCCTTGCTGCCACCGGTGCAGGAAATCGAGCACATCGACGAGCCGTACATTCTGGCCACGGTCCACGTTCCCAGCGAGTTTCTGGGCAATGTGCTGCAACTCTGCCAGGAGCGACGCGGAATCCAGAGGGAAATCAAGTATCTAGGGCAAAATCGGGCCTTGCTGCTGTACGAGCTGCCGCTGAACGAGATCGTGATCGACTTTCACGATCGGCTCAAATCCGTGACTCGGGGCTATGCCTCCTTCGACTACGAGTTGTTGGACCTACGCCCTGGCAAGCTCGTGAAGCTGGATATCCGCATCAATGGCGATCTTGTCGATGCCCTCTCGCTTATCGTGCACGAAGAACAATCCTACGTGCGCGGACGAGAACTCGTGCAGAAAATGCGCGAACTCATTCCTCGTCAAATGTTTGAAGTGGCGCTTCAGGCCGCCATCGGCAGCCGCATCATTGCCCGCGAGACCGTCAAGCCGTTGCGCAAGAACGTGACAGCAAAATGTTACGGCGGGGATATAACCCGTAAGCGAAAGCTGCTAGAGAAGCAAAAGGAAGGAAAACGTCGGATGAAGCAGGTCGGACGGGTCGAGATTCCGCAGGAAGCGTTCTTGGCGCTGCTGCGGGTACGCGATGCCTAG
- a CDS encoding glycosyltransferase family 2 protein, which translates to MYLSLVVPIYNEVENLRPLRDRIREALAPTGWEYEVVLVDDGSSDGSDELLADLHAEDARFKVIRFRRNFGQTAALAAGFAHATGEVIVSLDGDLQNDPMDIPRLIAKLNEGYDLVNGWRAHRQDPFWHRRLPSYLANSMISWTTGVKLHDYGCTLKAFRRDAAKNLKLYGEMHRFIPALVSDQGGKVTELAVAHHPRRRGSSKYGLARTLWVVLDLLTVKFLSSYATRPSHLFGFLGLMAALLGGVILTGLGLEKLLLHHSIGNRPLLLLGILLIVVGVQSVFMGLIGELLARTYHESQEKPIYVVKDILD; encoded by the coding sequence ATGTATCTTTCTCTTGTCGTTCCTATCTACAACGAAGTAGAAAACCTGCGTCCGCTGCGCGATCGCATTCGTGAAGCGCTGGCCCCCACCGGCTGGGAGTATGAGGTGGTGTTGGTGGATGACGGCAGTTCCGATGGCAGCGATGAGCTTCTCGCGGACTTGCATGCCGAAGATGCGCGCTTCAAAGTGATTCGCTTTCGCCGCAATTTCGGACAAACCGCAGCTTTAGCGGCGGGGTTTGCCCATGCCACCGGGGAAGTGATCGTTTCTCTTGATGGCGATTTGCAGAACGATCCGATGGACATTCCCCGGTTGATCGCCAAGCTGAACGAAGGCTACGACCTCGTGAACGGCTGGCGCGCTCATCGCCAAGACCCCTTCTGGCATCGTCGTTTGCCGTCGTATCTGGCTAACTCGATGATTTCCTGGACGACAGGGGTGAAACTCCACGATTATGGTTGCACCCTCAAAGCTTTCCGCCGGGATGCGGCGAAGAACCTGAAGCTGTACGGAGAAATGCACCGTTTCATTCCTGCGTTAGTCAGTGACCAAGGCGGGAAAGTCACCGAGCTGGCGGTGGCTCATCACCCGCGGCGACGTGGCAGCTCGAAGTACGGATTGGCTCGGACCTTGTGGGTGGTGTTGGATCTGCTGACAGTGAAGTTTCTCTCGTCCTATGCGACCCGGCCCAGTCATTTATTCGGCTTTCTCGGCCTGATGGCTGCGTTGCTCGGGGGAGTGATTCTAACTGGCCTGGGGTTGGAGAAATTACTGCTGCACCATTCGATCGGCAATCGTCCGCTGTTGCTGTTGGGGATTTTGTTAATCGTGGTCGGGGTGCAGTCCGTATTTATGGGGCTGATTGGCGAGCTGCTGGCCCGCACCTATCACGAGAGTCAGGAAAAACCTATTTATGTAGTGAAAGATATATTAGACTGA
- the mtnP gene encoding S-methyl-5'-thioadenosine phosphorylase: protein MSDMQRGEWVSVDTPFGVPSDDYFVGELDGVRVVFLPRHGRGHRLLPSELNFRANIYGMKKLGAEYLVAVSAVGSLKKEIAPGEIVIPDQFIDRTFGRVGTFFGRGVVAHVAFADPVCGALGKLLAEVGRETGATIHLGGTYVCMEGPQFSTRAESLLYRSWGADIIGMTNLQEAKLAREAELCFATLALATDYDCWNTEHGDVVIEDILAILRKNVATAQAIIRRALPRLSAVRACPCASALKDAIITDRAMIPAQVKHDLRVIAGRYLGEEEGKG, encoded by the coding sequence ATGAGCGATATGCAACGCGGGGAATGGGTCTCTGTGGACACCCCTTTTGGGGTGCCATCCGACGACTATTTTGTCGGTGAACTCGATGGCGTGCGCGTGGTGTTCTTACCGAGGCATGGGCGTGGCCATCGTCTTCTTCCCTCGGAGTTGAATTTTCGCGCGAACATCTACGGCATGAAAAAGCTCGGTGCGGAATATCTTGTTGCGGTCAGCGCAGTTGGCAGTCTGAAAAAAGAAATCGCTCCCGGCGAGATTGTGATTCCCGATCAGTTCATCGACCGCACGTTCGGGCGCGTCGGCACCTTCTTTGGCCGTGGTGTTGTCGCGCATGTGGCGTTCGCCGACCCGGTCTGCGGTGCCTTGGGGAAATTGCTGGCGGAAGTCGGGCGCGAGACCGGTGCCACGATTCATCTCGGCGGCACTTATGTGTGCATGGAAGGGCCGCAGTTTTCCACCCGCGCCGAATCGTTGCTGTACCGGAGCTGGGGGGCCGACATCATTGGCATGACCAATCTGCAAGAGGCCAAATTAGCGCGCGAAGCCGAATTGTGCTTTGCCACGCTCGCCCTGGCGACCGACTACGACTGCTGGAACACCGAGCACGGAGACGTGGTGATCGAAGATATTCTGGCCATCCTAAGAAAAAACGTCGCGACCGCACAGGCGATCATTCGCCGCGCGCTTCCGCGTCTTTCCGCAGTGCGCGCCTGCCCGTGCGCTTCGGCATTGAAGGACGCCATTATCACCGACCGGGCGATGATACCGGCCCAGGTGAAACACGACCTGCGCGTGATTGCCGGTCGCTATCTCGGAGAGGAAGAAGGGAAGGGATGA
- a CDS encoding sugar kinase, whose amino-acid sequence MSILVVGSVAFDTIETPHHGRAEEVLGGSAAYFAVAASYFAPVKLVAVIGEDFPARERDFLASRNIDLSGLTVAPGRTFRWTGRYHEDMNIRDTLDLQLNVFSDFSPVLPEGFRDVPFVFLANINPGLQGGVLDQLTCSPKMIACDTISHWIEGARSELLALLKRVDLFVINDEEARLVSGERNVVRAARKILDLGPKSLLIKRGEYGVLSFSPNSIFAVPAYPLEEVFDPTGAGDSFAGGFLGYLAQTNDLSETGIRKAIVYGSVVASFVVEDFSLRRLHTLTRDDIERRYRQFVSLTEF is encoded by the coding sequence ATGAGCATTCTCGTTGTCGGTTCTGTCGCCTTCGATACCATCGAGACGCCGCACCATGGACGTGCGGAGGAGGTGCTGGGCGGATCGGCTGCTTACTTTGCTGTGGCCGCGAGTTATTTCGCGCCGGTGAAGCTGGTGGCGGTGATCGGAGAAGATTTTCCCGCTCGCGAGCGGGACTTCTTAGCCTCTCGTAATATCGACTTGTCCGGGCTGACGGTGGCGCCAGGGCGGACTTTTCGCTGGACCGGACGCTATCACGAGGACATGAACATCCGGGATACCCTCGATCTTCAGTTGAATGTGTTTTCCGATTTCTCCCCGGTGTTGCCCGAAGGGTTTCGCGATGTACCGTTCGTGTTTCTCGCCAACATTAACCCAGGGCTGCAAGGCGGCGTGCTCGATCAATTGACGTGCTCGCCCAAAATGATCGCCTGCGATACGATTAGCCACTGGATCGAAGGTGCCCGTTCGGAGCTGTTGGCGTTGCTGAAGCGAGTGGACTTGTTCGTCATCAACGACGAAGAAGCACGGCTGGTCAGCGGCGAACGCAACGTGGTGCGTGCGGCGCGTAAAATTCTCGACCTGGGACCGAAGTCGCTCCTGATCAAGCGCGGCGAGTACGGGGTGCTTTCTTTTTCTCCGAACTCCATTTTCGCCGTGCCAGCCTATCCTCTTGAAGAAGTGTTCGATCCGACCGGTGCCGGCGATTCGTTTGCTGGCGGTTTTCTCGGCTACCTCGCGCAGACCAACGACCTGTCGGAGACCGGCATCCGCAAAGCCATTGTGTACGGCAGTGTGGTGGCCTCATTTGTCGTGGAAGACTTTAGCCTACGCCGATTGCACACGCTCACGCGCGACGATATCGAGCGGCGCTATCGTCAGTTCGTCAGTCTCACCGAGTTTTAA
- a CDS encoding UDP-glucose/GDP-mannose dehydrogenase family protein, whose product MNLCVVGTGYVGLVAGTCFAESGNDVVCVDIDERKVASLQSGKVPIYEPGLEELIRRNTENGRLRFTSDLTTAVKDSLVCFIAVGTPSDIDGSADVRMVLQATADVARAMPGYRVVVLKSTVPVGTADRVRETMSTYTSHPFDVVSNPEFLKEGAAVDDFMKPDRVVIGGNSDRALSLIKELYAPFVRTENPILTMDNRSAEVTKYAANAFLATRISFINQVANLCEKVGADVADVRRGIGFDRRIGHYFLFPGVGYGGSCFPKDVRAIIRTAEECGAEFSLLESVEAVNEKQKHLLVEKVRASFGDDLHGRKFAVWGLAFKPRTDDMREAPSVVTIEALLAAGAEIAAHDPEALEQAGKVFGDRISYHRVNYDTLEDADALLIVTEWNEFRRPDFKRMCRLMKTPIIFDGRNLYEPAEMRQEGFTYYPIGRPAVVQA is encoded by the coding sequence ATGAATCTCTGTGTGGTTGGAACCGGCTACGTGGGCTTGGTGGCGGGCACCTGTTTCGCCGAAAGCGGGAACGATGTCGTTTGCGTTGACATTGACGAGCGGAAGGTCGCGAGCCTGCAAAGCGGCAAGGTGCCGATTTACGAGCCGGGGTTGGAGGAACTTATCCGTCGGAATACGGAAAACGGACGGCTACGGTTTACGTCGGATTTGACCACGGCGGTGAAAGACAGCCTCGTGTGTTTTATCGCTGTGGGCACGCCTTCGGATATTGACGGCTCAGCCGACGTGCGCATGGTCTTGCAGGCGACTGCCGATGTGGCGCGCGCCATGCCTGGCTACCGTGTCGTGGTGCTGAAAAGCACGGTGCCGGTGGGGACGGCGGATCGGGTGCGGGAGACGATGAGCACTTACACGTCCCATCCCTTCGACGTGGTCTCTAACCCCGAGTTTCTCAAGGAAGGCGCGGCGGTCGATGACTTCATGAAGCCGGATCGTGTAGTGATTGGCGGGAACAGCGACCGGGCGCTGTCGCTGATTAAAGAACTCTATGCGCCGTTCGTGCGCACGGAGAATCCGATTCTAACGATGGATAACCGTAGTGCCGAAGTGACGAAGTATGCGGCCAACGCTTTCCTGGCCACGCGTATTTCGTTCATCAACCAAGTCGCCAACCTGTGTGAAAAAGTCGGTGCCGACGTCGCCGACGTACGCCGTGGAATTGGTTTCGATCGTCGCATCGGTCACTACTTTCTGTTTCCTGGCGTCGGGTACGGCGGCTCGTGTTTTCCCAAGGACGTTCGTGCGATCATCCGCACGGCAGAGGAATGTGGAGCCGAGTTCTCGCTGCTGGAATCCGTCGAGGCGGTGAACGAGAAACAGAAGCACCTCCTGGTGGAGAAAGTGCGCGCGTCCTTCGGCGACGATTTGCACGGACGTAAGTTTGCCGTGTGGGGCTTGGCGTTCAAGCCGCGCACGGACGATATGCGCGAAGCGCCGTCGGTGGTCACCATCGAAGCACTCCTGGCCGCCGGAGCTGAGATTGCCGCGCATGACCCGGAAGCGCTGGAGCAAGCCGGCAAGGTGTTTGGCGACCGCATCTCATATCACCGGGTGAATTACGACACCCTGGAAGACGCCGATGCTTTGCTGATTGTTACCGAGTGGAATGAATTTCGCCGTCCGGATTTCAAACGCATGTGCAGGCTGATGAAAACTCCGATCATTTTCGACGGACGCAACTTGTACGAGCCGGCAGAGATGCGCCAAGAAGGGTTCACGTACTACCCGATTGGCCGCCCGGCTGTGGTGCAAGCGTAA
- a CDS encoding NAD-dependent epimerase/dehydratase family protein: protein MRILVTGGAGFIGSHVVDAYIAAGHEVFVVDDLSTGKRENLNPRAHFIHADILDLSVRKLIAAEKIAVVNHHAAQMDVRRSVADPLFDARVNLLGMLNVLEGAREAQVEKIIFSSSGGTVYGEQEVSPADENHPTKPICPYGVSKRAGEHYLYFYSAEYGIPYVALRYANIYGPRQDPHGEAGVVAIFALRLLADTQPIINGDGKQTRDYVFVADVARANVAALQADYCGPINIGTSLETDVNQLFHHLRTLTNSSLPEMHGPAKPGEQRRSVLAWNRAREVLGWRPEVGLEEGLRHTVEFFRARQQH from the coding sequence ATGCGCATACTAGTCACCGGCGGAGCCGGGTTTATTGGATCGCACGTGGTGGACGCATACATTGCGGCCGGACACGAAGTCTTCGTCGTCGATGACCTATCGACCGGAAAACGCGAGAATCTCAATCCTCGTGCCCATTTCATCCATGCGGACATTCTCGACTTATCCGTACGTAAACTGATCGCAGCGGAAAAAATCGCGGTGGTGAATCATCACGCAGCGCAAATGGATGTGCGTCGCTCGGTAGCCGATCCGCTCTTCGATGCGCGCGTGAATCTGTTGGGCATGCTCAACGTGTTGGAAGGTGCGCGCGAGGCGCAGGTCGAGAAAATTATCTTCTCTTCCTCGGGCGGGACGGTCTATGGCGAACAGGAAGTCTCCCCGGCAGATGAAAATCATCCCACCAAACCCATCTGTCCCTACGGTGTCAGCAAACGGGCAGGGGAGCATTATCTCTACTTCTACAGCGCCGAGTATGGCATTCCATACGTTGCATTGCGTTACGCGAACATCTATGGTCCGCGTCAGGACCCGCACGGCGAGGCCGGAGTCGTGGCGATTTTCGCATTGCGGCTGCTGGCCGACACTCAACCGATTATTAACGGCGATGGCAAGCAGACGCGCGACTATGTCTTTGTGGCCGACGTGGCGCGCGCGAACGTGGCCGCTCTTCAGGCTGACTATTGCGGGCCGATTAATATTGGTACAAGCCTGGAAACCGACGTGAATCAGCTGTTCCACCATCTTCGCACGTTGACGAACTCTTCTTTGCCCGAGATGCATGGTCCGGCGAAACCCGGCGAGCAGAGGCGTAGCGTGTTGGCGTGGAACCGTGCTCGTGAGGTGTTAGGCTGGCGGCCAGAAGTCGGTTTGGAGGAAGGATTGCGACACACGGTGGAATTTTTCCGTGCTCGGCAACAACACTAG
- the gspE gene encoding type II secretion system ATPase GspE, whose translation MTRFEQLLLESGKVSTEDIRKVQHVQRERSEPFERLLVELGFLSEDDLLTLLSQYYGAPVVGTRDFPREPPAIANVNPGFFRQARLCPLAVQDGQMVAALADPGDLYAIEAIEKATGLQLSLRLARERDILEALNSYYGEGTSAGRGTGGDAADVEYLEDDQEDVEHLRDLASEAPVIRLVNSLIARALEQRASDIHIEPFEKELRVRYRIDGILHDIDAPPRKLQAALISRVKLMAKLNIAERRLPQDGRIKLRMLGREIDLRVSSLPTLYGESVVLRILDRSSISVTLDSLGFPLDTLGAFDKLINRPYGMILVTGPTGSGKTTTLYGALDKINSPDKKIITIEDPVEYQLRGVNQIHVKPQIGLTFASGLRSIVRQDPDVIMVGEIRDYETAEIAVQAALTGHLVFSTLHTNDAAGAVSRLLEMGVEDYLLASSLLGVMAQRLVRNLCRHCRRPVEMTVPSQRNGHTNGASDAPTAVYEATGCDECASTGYRGRNGIFELLMVNEGVRQLVLKRSSADAIKNLAVTQNRMRTLREDGWRKVREGATSVAEVLRVTQDE comes from the coding sequence ATGACGCGATTCGAACAGCTCTTGTTGGAAAGTGGAAAAGTCTCCACCGAGGACATTCGCAAAGTTCAACATGTCCAACGGGAACGGAGCGAGCCCTTCGAGCGACTGCTAGTCGAGTTGGGCTTTTTATCCGAGGACGACCTCTTAACGCTGCTGTCACAATACTACGGTGCCCCTGTAGTCGGAACCCGCGATTTTCCTCGTGAACCGCCGGCGATTGCCAACGTTAATCCCGGTTTCTTTCGCCAAGCTCGTCTGTGTCCACTCGCCGTGCAGGACGGCCAGATGGTCGCCGCGCTGGCGGACCCTGGAGACTTGTACGCGATCGAGGCGATCGAGAAGGCGACAGGCTTGCAGCTCTCACTGCGTTTGGCGCGTGAACGCGATATCTTGGAGGCGCTGAATTCCTACTACGGCGAAGGCACGAGCGCGGGGCGCGGCACCGGCGGCGACGCTGCGGATGTCGAATATCTCGAAGACGATCAAGAAGATGTCGAGCATCTGCGTGACTTGGCGAGCGAGGCACCGGTCATCCGCCTCGTCAACAGTTTGATCGCTCGTGCTTTAGAGCAACGCGCCTCCGACATTCATATCGAACCCTTCGAGAAAGAGCTGCGCGTTCGCTATCGGATCGACGGAATCTTGCACGATATCGACGCCCCGCCCCGCAAACTTCAAGCCGCGTTGATTTCTCGCGTCAAGCTCATGGCGAAACTCAACATCGCCGAGCGCCGCCTCCCGCAAGACGGGCGCATCAAGCTGCGCATGCTGGGCCGCGAGATCGACCTGCGCGTGTCGTCGCTCCCGACCCTCTACGGCGAAAGCGTGGTCTTGCGTATTCTCGACCGCTCCAGCATCTCGGTGACGCTCGACTCGCTGGGGTTTCCCCTCGATACCCTCGGTGCGTTCGATAAACTGATCAATCGTCCGTATGGCATGATCTTAGTGACCGGGCCGACCGGTAGCGGAAAAACCACCACCTTGTACGGGGCGTTGGATAAGATCAATTCTCCGGACAAGAAAATTATCACCATCGAAGACCCGGTCGAGTATCAGTTGCGTGGCGTGAACCAGATCCACGTCAAACCGCAAATCGGTTTGACTTTTGCCAGCGGCCTGCGCTCCATTGTCCGCCAAGACCCGGATGTCATCATGGTCGGAGAAATCCGCGACTACGAGACAGCGGAAATTGCTGTGCAGGCGGCGTTAACCGGCCACTTGGTGTTTTCCACGTTGCATACCAACGATGCCGCCGGCGCGGTGTCGCGGTTGCTGGAAATGGGGGTCGAAGATTATCTGCTCGCCTCCTCCCTGCTTGGCGTGATGGCGCAGCGGCTCGTGCGCAACCTTTGTCGTCATTGCCGCCGACCGGTGGAAATGACGGTACCCTCGCAACGGAACGGACATACCAACGGCGCGAGCGACGCGCCCACTGCCGTGTACGAAGCGACCGGATGCGACGAATGCGCTTCGACAGGGTACCGCGGTCGCAACGGCATCTTCGAGCTGCTGATGGTCAACGAGGGTGTGCGCCAACTCGTCCTCAAACGCTCTTCGGCGGACGCCATCAAGAATCTGGCGGTGACGCAAAACCGCATGCGTACGTTGCGAGAAGACGGCTGGCGAAAAGTACGCGAAGGCGCGACGTCCGTCGCCGAGGTGTTGCGCGTGACGCAGGACGAATAG